Part of the Cryomorphaceae bacterium genome is shown below.
CAATCCCGGCATAACGATGAACGGTATTGGGTTCGGGCTGGCAGAACACTATCCCGAAGTGGCCGATGGCCAACCTTTCTCCCTCGTTTACACCTTAGAGGAAAACGAATTTAACGGGCGCACTTCACTTCAACTCAAGGTGAAGGACATTCGCTTTGAGCCCTGATCAGCGTTTCTTACGACTTAACACGCTTAATGCTGCAGCCCAATTGACGGGTTGAATTGGGATCGATGGTTTTTCCGGCAATCATGTTTGCGATGGCGTCGGAAAGCCATGTTTCCTTTACCTCCGCCGAAGCGTTGACATTGTCGTCAATGGCCCCTTTGTACACCAGTTTCATGTCTTTGTTAAACAGGTAGATGTGTGGTGTGGTAAGCGCCCCGAAAGCATCGGCCACCACGTGGTTGGCATCCACCACGTAAGGCATGGTATAGCCTTCCTTTCGTGCTTGCTCCTGCATTTTCTCAAACGAGTCCACCCCATCGCGAAAAGCCTCGTTGGAGTTCACCA
Proteins encoded:
- a CDS encoding thioredoxin family protein, which translates into the protein MKNKLIIALAIAAAAIMACKEINNPILEIGAAAPKADVKMKDVSGKNMILKDMKKENGLLVVFSCNTCPFVVGNPGKNSEGWENRYNPMHQVAEKAGVGMVLVNSNEAFRDGVDSFEKMQEQARKEGYTMPYVVDANHVVADAFGALTTPHIYLFNKDMKLVYKGAIDDNVNASAEVKETWLSDAIANMIAGKTIDPNSTRQLGCSIKRVKS